A window of Vigna unguiculata cultivar IT97K-499-35 chromosome 4, ASM411807v1, whole genome shotgun sequence contains these coding sequences:
- the LOC114180544 gene encoding receptor-like protein EIX2, giving the protein MTNPVRFRLMMFMLCLVSHVVNGEQEMRCHPKEREALLQFKAAAVDHYGMLSSWTTPHCCQWQGIRCSNLTAHILSLHLPTGYISGEIHESLMELSLLEYLNLSSNYFGYEKIPDFLGSLRNLKYLDLA; this is encoded by the coding sequence ATGACGAACCCGGTTCGTTTCCGATTGATGATGTTTATGCTGTGTCTGGTGTCGCATGTTGTTAATGGAGAACAGGAAATGAGGTGCCATCCAAAGGAGAGGGAAGCACTCCTTCAATTCAAGGCTGCCGCTGTCGATCACTACGGCATGCTCTCTTCTTGGACCACTCCCCACTGCTGTCAGTGGCAGGGGATTCGGTGCAGCAACCTCACCGCCCATATCCTAAGCCTCCACCTTCCGACAGGTTATATAAGCGGAGAGATCCACGAGTCGTTAATGGAGTTGTCACTATTAGAGTATTTGAATCTCAGTTCCAATTATTTTGGCTATGAGAAAATTCCAGATTTTCTTGGTTCTCTTAGAAACTTGAAATACCTTGATCTCGCGTGA
- the LOC114180543 gene encoding receptor-like protein EIX2, which yields MVFQWVSNITSNLVELDLSGNLLEGSTSTHFFMVMNSLRHLDLSSNYFNARDLIYFMNICTLQSLNLYSNNFIEGLPSILSNLSGGCVRHSLKELDLSWNHITGTLSDISVLSSLKKLFLDGNRLSGTIPEDVKLPSTLERFSIIANFFQGGIPNFILFRPFIQSVIRTYYRLLETIEFTIVYLDLSHNNFSGKIPTSMELLLDLQALLLRNNNLVEGIPFSLRNCTMLVMLDMSENKLSGSLPDWIGTNEELEILSLGKKQLCGSLPLEVCCLKNIRVLDLSMNNLSGKIPKCIQNLTSMANIEQIHFGDRSNVINDAFYKIGRPYYLNALLTWKGSKQITDEGLSLLKNLDLSSNHFSEEIPVKIEKLSGLISLNLSRNNLTGKIPPNIGKLTLLDSLDLSRNRLVGSIPPSLAQIYGLGVLDVSHNRLSGEIPTCTQLQSFSTSSYEDNFGLCGPPLKKLCIEGGFTQEPNIKVYQDKYSLFNNGFFISMTFGFVVSFTAVFGSILFRCSS from the coding sequence ATGGTATTCCAGTGGGTGTCAAACATTACTTCCAACCTTGTTGAGCTTGACCTTAGTGGTAACCTCTTGGAGGGTTCCACATCAACTCATTTTTTCATGGTCATGAATTCACTTAGGCACCTTGACCTCTCCTCTAATTATTTCAACGCCAGGGATTTGATATACTTCATGAATATATGCACCTTACAGTCTTTGAACCTATATTCAAACAATTTCATAGAAGGTCTTCCATCCATTCTCAGTAATTTGTCCGGTGGTTGCGTTAGACACTCATTGAAGGAATTGGATCTATCATGGAATCACATCACCGGTACTTTGTCTGACATTTCAGTATTATCCTCtttgaaaaaattgtttctCGATGGAAATCGATTAAGTGGAACGATACCTGAAGATGTGAAGTTACCATCTACTTTGGAGCGTTTCTCAATTATCGCAAACTTCTTCCAAGGTGGAATTCCAAACTTTATTCTATTTAGACCTTTCATACAATCAGTTATTCGGACATATTACAGATTGTTGGAGACAATTGAATTCACTATAGTTTATTTGGATTTAAGTCACAACAACTTTTCAGGAAAAATTCCTACTTCAATGGAATTGCTTCTTGATCTTCAAGCATTGTTATTGAGAAACAACAATTTAGTAGAAGGAATCCCTTTCTCTTTGAGGAATTGCACAATGCTAGTAATGCTTGATATGTCAGAGAACAAATTATCAGGATCTCTCCCTGATTGGATTGGGACAAACGaagaattggaaattttaagTTTGGGAAAAAAACAATTATGTGGGAGTTTACCTTTAGAGGTTTGTTGTCTAAAAAACATTCGAGTCTTGGATCTCTCAATGAATAACTTATCTGGAAAAATTCCTAAATGCATACAAAACCTTACTTCAATGGCCAATATAGAACAAATTCATTTTGGAGATCGTAGCAATGTGATCAATGATGCCTTTTACAAAATTGGCAGACCATATTATTTGAATGCATTGTTGACATGGAAAGGTTCAAAACAAATTACAGATGAAGGTttgtcacttttaaaaaatcttgATCTCTCAAGCAATCATTTCTCAGAGGAAATTCCagtaaaaatagagaaattatcTGGATTGATTTCATTGAACTTATCGAGAAACAATTTGACTGGAAAAATTCCTCCAAATATTGGAAAGTTAACATTACTTGATTCTCTTGATTTATCAAGAAATCGACTTGTTGGTTCAATTCCTCCAAGTCTTGCTCAAATTTATGGACTGGGTGTCCTAGATGTTTCCCATAATCGTCTAAGTGGAGAAATCCCAACATGCACACAATTACAGAGTTTTAGTACATCTAGTTATGAAGATAATTTCGGTCTTTGTGGACCACCACTTAAGAAATTGTGTATTGAGGGTGGATTTACACAAGAAccaaatattaaagtttatcaagataaatattcattattcaATAATGGTTTTTTCATAAGTATGACATTTGGATTTGTTGTAAGCTTCACAGCAGTATTTGGCTCAATCTTATTCAGATGTTCTTCGTAA